The nucleotide sequence TCTCATTCATCGCACGCATCACACTCATCTCATTATTCTCATTCATCACACTACTCAAGTAGTTATTAAAGGTGAATAATCATGGATAAAGATCAAAACACCCAGCCAATTGAATGTATTGAGACTCTCAATTTATCTACATATAGCCTTAACTCAATAAAAAAAGCGTGCTATAAATTTTCCTCAGAATTTTCAGTCAAATTGGAAAAAGTTGATGATGAACAAATTAAAGTGTGCTTTGAGTTTAATCCAAAATTTGACAATGAGGTACGAGCAGATTTAATTCACCAATTCCATAATGAATTGCTGGATCAAGATTTGAGGGAAATTGTTTTCAAGGAAACTGAGGGAGTGAGGAATTTAATACTTGCTCATGCTTTCTCAAAAACAACACTTATTGAGCCCGAATAATCATGTCAGAAGCACGACTTAAATTCCAACCGTTGTCCTCCTATGAGTCTAAGGAGAACATTCCCTATAAGCTATTACCTTTTAATTTTACACATCTGGACTCTAACAGGTATGTTCTAACAAATTTGGCTGGGGAATATTTGGTTTTGACCAAACCCGAATTAGATCTTTTAATAAACAAAAAGCTTCCTATTGGGACTATTAACTACAATAATCTTATAGCAAAGAATTTTATATACGATCAGAGTTCAGATGTTGCAATAAACCTAATTGCTTTAAAGTACCGAACTAAAAAAAGCCATCTTGCAGAATTTACAAGCCTACACTTATTTGTTGTTAGCCTACGTTGCGATCACTCTTGCCCATATTGCCAAGTCTCA is from Legionella adelaidensis and encodes:
- the hxsD gene encoding His-Xaa-Ser system protein HxsD: MDKDQNTQPIECIETLNLSTYSLNSIKKACYKFSSEFSVKLEKVDDEQIKVCFEFNPKFDNEVRADLIHQFHNELLDQDLREIVFKETEGVRNLILAHAFSKTTLIEPE